A part of Loxodonta africana isolate mLoxAfr1 chromosome 11, mLoxAfr1.hap2, whole genome shotgun sequence genomic DNA contains:
- the LOC100665296 gene encoding leukocyte-associated immunoglobulin-like receptor 1 isoform X4, with product MSLTPTTFLGLVLCLGPEIQAHNGSLPRPSISAEPGSMIRWGMPVTFVCQSPHGAEAFRLEKSKSNSYQDVKLSSGTEKEARFLINSVTTDTAGRYNCLYFTGNTYSERSEFLELVVTGDHGSFSPSPTVLHSSPVEWQSSQPGETLLKVLALSHRAIKGKSLNSALEARSRMSEFNASLHHPLVDTTRPQILSPELLYSLIGISVAFLLCLLLLVLFFIHRQCQRKHRIPRSKGKEQNPQERLSPGVDILNSTPDMARVDGLPENDREMDTSSRGCRVPGEKVTLIPQTSA from the exons ATGTCTCTTACACCCACCACTTTCCTGGGCCTTG TGCTCTGCCTGGGACCAGAGATCCAAGCACACAATG GGAGCCTGCCTAGACCCTCCATCTCAGCCGAGCCAGGCTCTATGATCCGCTGGGGAATGCCTGTGACCTTCGTGTGCCAGAGCCCTCATGGGGCTGAGGCATTCCGACTGGAGAAGAGTAAAAGTAACTCATACCAAGATGTGAAGCTCTCTTCTGGGACTGAGAAAGAGGCTAGGTTCCTCATCAACTCAGTGACGACAGACACTGCAGGGCGTTATAACTGCCTTTATTTTACAGGGAATACCTATTCTGAGCGCAGTGAGTTCTTGGAGCTGGTGGTGACAG GAGACCATGGATCTTTCAGCCCCTCACCCACAGTACTCCATTCCTCACCTGTTGAGTGGCAGAGTTCTCAGCCTGGAG AAACTCTGTTAAAGGTTCTCGCACTGAGTCACAGGGCAATTAAGGGGAAGAGTCTGAATTCAGCCCTGGAAGCCAGATCCCGGATGTCAGAATTTAATGCCTCTCTACACCACCCCCTAGTGG ATACAACTCGTCCCCAAATCCTGTCACCAGAACTGCTTTACAGTCTCATTGGGATCTCTGTGGCCTTTCTCCTTTGTCTCCTCCTTCTGGTCCTCTTCTTCATCCATCGTCAGTGTCAGAGAAAACACC GGATCCCCAGAAGCAAGGGCAAGGAGCAAAATCCACAGGAGAG GTTAAGCCCAGGTGTTGATATCCTGAACAGCACACCAG atatGGCCAGAGTGGATGGACTTCCTGAGAATGACAGAGAGATGGACACCTCA TCCAGAGGATGCCGAGTTCCTGGGGAGAAAGTCACCCTCATCCCTCAGACATCTGCCTGA
- the LOC100665011 gene encoding leukocyte-associated immunoglobulin-like receptor 1 isoform X1 → MSLMPTAFLGLMFCLGPATQAQNGNLPRPSTSAEPGSVIPWRMSVTFVCQGPPGAEVFRLEKNGVPSDINPSPTEACFQTELHGEKLCLVLAGVILLMLVVILAEAWHSKCRSQRGPMEWRQDGASQRF, encoded by the exons ATGTCTCTCATGCCCACTGCCTTCCTGGGCCTGA TGTTCTGCCTGGGACCAGCGACCCAAGCACAAAATG GGAACCTGCCCAGACCCTCCACCTCAGCCGAGCCAGGCTCTGTGATCCCCTGGCGGATGTCTGTGACCTTCGTGTGCCAGGGCCCTCCTGGGGCTGAGGTATTCCGACTGGAGAAGAATG GAGTCCCTAGTGACATCAATCCCTCACCAACAGAAGCATGCTTCCAGACAG AATTACACGGTGAGAAATTGTGTCTGGTCCTGGCGGGTGTGATCTTGTTAATGCTGGTGGTGATTCTGGCAGAAGCTTGGCACAGCAAATGCAGATCCCAACGTGGCCCTATGGAATGGAGACAAGATGGTGCCAGTCAGAGGTTTTAG
- the LOC100665296 gene encoding leukocyte-associated immunoglobulin-like receptor 1 isoform X1: MSLTPTTFLGLVLCLGPEIQAHNGSLPRPSISAEPGSMIRWGMPVTFVCQSPHGAEAFRLEKSKSNSYQDVKLSSGTEKEARFLINSVTTDTAGRYNCLYFTGNTYSERSEFLELVVTGDHGSFSPSPTVLHSSPVEWQSSQPGETLLKVLALSHRAIKGKSLNSALEARSRMSEFNASLHHPLVDTTRPQILSPELLYSLIGISVAFLLCLLLLVLFFIHRQCQRKHRIPRSKGKEQNPQERLSPGVDILNSTPDMARVDGLPENDREMDTSPLPHHLHSLSNASAASSSPSSSRRRRGVNEEISVPGQVQSRLPAQIYPS; the protein is encoded by the exons ATGTCTCTTACACCCACCACTTTCCTGGGCCTTG TGCTCTGCCTGGGACCAGAGATCCAAGCACACAATG GGAGCCTGCCTAGACCCTCCATCTCAGCCGAGCCAGGCTCTATGATCCGCTGGGGAATGCCTGTGACCTTCGTGTGCCAGAGCCCTCATGGGGCTGAGGCATTCCGACTGGAGAAGAGTAAAAGTAACTCATACCAAGATGTGAAGCTCTCTTCTGGGACTGAGAAAGAGGCTAGGTTCCTCATCAACTCAGTGACGACAGACACTGCAGGGCGTTATAACTGCCTTTATTTTACAGGGAATACCTATTCTGAGCGCAGTGAGTTCTTGGAGCTGGTGGTGACAG GAGACCATGGATCTTTCAGCCCCTCACCCACAGTACTCCATTCCTCACCTGTTGAGTGGCAGAGTTCTCAGCCTGGAG AAACTCTGTTAAAGGTTCTCGCACTGAGTCACAGGGCAATTAAGGGGAAGAGTCTGAATTCAGCCCTGGAAGCCAGATCCCGGATGTCAGAATTTAATGCCTCTCTACACCACCCCCTAGTGG ATACAACTCGTCCCCAAATCCTGTCACCAGAACTGCTTTACAGTCTCATTGGGATCTCTGTGGCCTTTCTCCTTTGTCTCCTCCTTCTGGTCCTCTTCTTCATCCATCGTCAGTGTCAGAGAAAACACC GGATCCCCAGAAGCAAGGGCAAGGAGCAAAATCCACAGGAGAG GTTAAGCCCAGGTGTTGATATCCTGAACAGCACACCAG atatGGCCAGAGTGGATGGACTTCCTGAGAATGACAGAGAGATGGACACCTCA CCACTGCCACACCACCTTCACTCTCTGTCTAACGCCAGCGCCGCCTCTAGCTCGCCGAGCTCCAGCCGAAGGAGGAGGGGGGTAAATGAGGAGATCTCTGTACCAGGGCAAGTACAAAGCAGGCTGCCTGCGCAAATCTACCCGTCTTAA
- the LOC100665296 gene encoding leukocyte-associated immunoglobulin-like receptor 1 isoform X5 yields MSLTPTTFLGLVLCLGPEIQAHNGSLPRPSISAEPGSMIRWGMPVTFVCQSPHGAEAFRLEKSKSNSYQDVKLSSGTEKEARFLINSVTTDTAGRYNCLYFTGNTYSERSEFLELVVTGDHGSFSPSPTVLHSSPVEWQSSQPGDTTRPQILSPELLYSLIGISVAFLLCLLLLVLFFIHRQCQRKHRIPRSKGKEQNPQERLSPGVDILNSTPDMARVDGLPENDREMDTSPLPHHLHSLSNASAASSSPSSSRRRRGVNEEISVPGQVQSRLPAQIYPS; encoded by the exons ATGTCTCTTACACCCACCACTTTCCTGGGCCTTG TGCTCTGCCTGGGACCAGAGATCCAAGCACACAATG GGAGCCTGCCTAGACCCTCCATCTCAGCCGAGCCAGGCTCTATGATCCGCTGGGGAATGCCTGTGACCTTCGTGTGCCAGAGCCCTCATGGGGCTGAGGCATTCCGACTGGAGAAGAGTAAAAGTAACTCATACCAAGATGTGAAGCTCTCTTCTGGGACTGAGAAAGAGGCTAGGTTCCTCATCAACTCAGTGACGACAGACACTGCAGGGCGTTATAACTGCCTTTATTTTACAGGGAATACCTATTCTGAGCGCAGTGAGTTCTTGGAGCTGGTGGTGACAG GAGACCATGGATCTTTCAGCCCCTCACCCACAGTACTCCATTCCTCACCTGTTGAGTGGCAGAGTTCTCAGCCTGGAG ATACAACTCGTCCCCAAATCCTGTCACCAGAACTGCTTTACAGTCTCATTGGGATCTCTGTGGCCTTTCTCCTTTGTCTCCTCCTTCTGGTCCTCTTCTTCATCCATCGTCAGTGTCAGAGAAAACACC GGATCCCCAGAAGCAAGGGCAAGGAGCAAAATCCACAGGAGAG GTTAAGCCCAGGTGTTGATATCCTGAACAGCACACCAG atatGGCCAGAGTGGATGGACTTCCTGAGAATGACAGAGAGATGGACACCTCA CCACTGCCACACCACCTTCACTCTCTGTCTAACGCCAGCGCCGCCTCTAGCTCGCCGAGCTCCAGCCGAAGGAGGAGGGGGGTAAATGAGGAGATCTCTGTACCAGGGCAAGTACAAAGCAGGCTGCCTGCGCAAATCTACCCGTCTTAA
- the LOC100665296 gene encoding leukocyte-associated immunoglobulin-like receptor 1 isoform X6: MSLTPTTFLGLVLCLGPEIQAHNGSLPRPSISAEPGSMIRWGMPVTFVCQSPHGAEAFRLEKSKSNSYQDVKLSSGTEKEARFLINSVTTDTAGRYNCLYFTGNTYSERSEFLELVVTGDHGSFSPSPTVLHSSPVEWQSSQPGETLLKVLALSHRAIKGKSLNSALEARSRMSEFNASLHHPLVDTTRPQILSPELLYSLIGISVAFLLCLLLLVLFFIHRQCQRKHRIPRSKGKEQNPQERLSPGVDILNSTPDMARVDGLPENDREMDTSALPH; the protein is encoded by the exons ATGTCTCTTACACCCACCACTTTCCTGGGCCTTG TGCTCTGCCTGGGACCAGAGATCCAAGCACACAATG GGAGCCTGCCTAGACCCTCCATCTCAGCCGAGCCAGGCTCTATGATCCGCTGGGGAATGCCTGTGACCTTCGTGTGCCAGAGCCCTCATGGGGCTGAGGCATTCCGACTGGAGAAGAGTAAAAGTAACTCATACCAAGATGTGAAGCTCTCTTCTGGGACTGAGAAAGAGGCTAGGTTCCTCATCAACTCAGTGACGACAGACACTGCAGGGCGTTATAACTGCCTTTATTTTACAGGGAATACCTATTCTGAGCGCAGTGAGTTCTTGGAGCTGGTGGTGACAG GAGACCATGGATCTTTCAGCCCCTCACCCACAGTACTCCATTCCTCACCTGTTGAGTGGCAGAGTTCTCAGCCTGGAG AAACTCTGTTAAAGGTTCTCGCACTGAGTCACAGGGCAATTAAGGGGAAGAGTCTGAATTCAGCCCTGGAAGCCAGATCCCGGATGTCAGAATTTAATGCCTCTCTACACCACCCCCTAGTGG ATACAACTCGTCCCCAAATCCTGTCACCAGAACTGCTTTACAGTCTCATTGGGATCTCTGTGGCCTTTCTCCTTTGTCTCCTCCTTCTGGTCCTCTTCTTCATCCATCGTCAGTGTCAGAGAAAACACC GGATCCCCAGAAGCAAGGGCAAGGAGCAAAATCCACAGGAGAG GTTAAGCCCAGGTGTTGATATCCTGAACAGCACACCAG atatGGCCAGAGTGGATGGACTTCCTGAGAATGACAGAGAGATGGACACCTCA GCTCTTCCACACTGA
- the LOC100665296 gene encoding leukocyte-associated immunoglobulin-like receptor 1 isoform X3, giving the protein MSLTPTTFLGLGSLPRPSISAEPGSMIRWGMPVTFVCQSPHGAEAFRLEKSKSNSYQDVKLSSGTEKEARFLINSVTTDTAGRYNCLYFTGNTYSERSEFLELVVTGDHGSFSPSPTVLHSSPVEWQSSQPGETLLKVLALSHRAIKGKSLNSALEARSRMSEFNASLHHPLVDTTRPQILSPELLYSLIGISVAFLLCLLLLVLFFIHRQCQRKHRIPRSKGKEQNPQERLSPGVDILNSTPDMARVDGLPENDREMDTSPLPHHLHSLSNASAASSSPSSSRRRRGVNEEISVPGQVQSRLPAQIYPS; this is encoded by the exons ATGTCTCTTACACCCACCACTTTCCTGGGCCTTG GGAGCCTGCCTAGACCCTCCATCTCAGCCGAGCCAGGCTCTATGATCCGCTGGGGAATGCCTGTGACCTTCGTGTGCCAGAGCCCTCATGGGGCTGAGGCATTCCGACTGGAGAAGAGTAAAAGTAACTCATACCAAGATGTGAAGCTCTCTTCTGGGACTGAGAAAGAGGCTAGGTTCCTCATCAACTCAGTGACGACAGACACTGCAGGGCGTTATAACTGCCTTTATTTTACAGGGAATACCTATTCTGAGCGCAGTGAGTTCTTGGAGCTGGTGGTGACAG GAGACCATGGATCTTTCAGCCCCTCACCCACAGTACTCCATTCCTCACCTGTTGAGTGGCAGAGTTCTCAGCCTGGAG AAACTCTGTTAAAGGTTCTCGCACTGAGTCACAGGGCAATTAAGGGGAAGAGTCTGAATTCAGCCCTGGAAGCCAGATCCCGGATGTCAGAATTTAATGCCTCTCTACACCACCCCCTAGTGG ATACAACTCGTCCCCAAATCCTGTCACCAGAACTGCTTTACAGTCTCATTGGGATCTCTGTGGCCTTTCTCCTTTGTCTCCTCCTTCTGGTCCTCTTCTTCATCCATCGTCAGTGTCAGAGAAAACACC GGATCCCCAGAAGCAAGGGCAAGGAGCAAAATCCACAGGAGAG GTTAAGCCCAGGTGTTGATATCCTGAACAGCACACCAG atatGGCCAGAGTGGATGGACTTCCTGAGAATGACAGAGAGATGGACACCTCA CCACTGCCACACCACCTTCACTCTCTGTCTAACGCCAGCGCCGCCTCTAGCTCGCCGAGCTCCAGCCGAAGGAGGAGGGGGGTAAATGAGGAGATCTCTGTACCAGGGCAAGTACAAAGCAGGCTGCCTGCGCAAATCTACCCGTCTTAA
- the LOC100665296 gene encoding leukocyte-associated immunoglobulin-like receptor 1 isoform X2, protein MSLTPTTFLGLVLCLGPEIQAHNGSLPRPSISAEPGSMIRWGMPVTFVCQSPHGAEAFRLEKSKSNSYQDVKLSSGTEKEARFLINSVTTDTAGRYNCLYFTGNTYSERSEFLELVVTGDHGSFSPSPTVLHSSPVEWQSSQPGETLLKVLALSHRAIKGKSLNSALEARSRMSEFNASLHHPLVDTTRPQILSPELLYSLIGISVAFLLCLLLLVLFFIHRQCQRKHRIPRSKGKEQNPQERLSPGVDILNSTPDMARVDGLPENDREMDTSAPAAGSPQEVTYAHLDHWALTQGAVRVVSPQSAEPMVESGMYASLAKR, encoded by the exons ATGTCTCTTACACCCACCACTTTCCTGGGCCTTG TGCTCTGCCTGGGACCAGAGATCCAAGCACACAATG GGAGCCTGCCTAGACCCTCCATCTCAGCCGAGCCAGGCTCTATGATCCGCTGGGGAATGCCTGTGACCTTCGTGTGCCAGAGCCCTCATGGGGCTGAGGCATTCCGACTGGAGAAGAGTAAAAGTAACTCATACCAAGATGTGAAGCTCTCTTCTGGGACTGAGAAAGAGGCTAGGTTCCTCATCAACTCAGTGACGACAGACACTGCAGGGCGTTATAACTGCCTTTATTTTACAGGGAATACCTATTCTGAGCGCAGTGAGTTCTTGGAGCTGGTGGTGACAG GAGACCATGGATCTTTCAGCCCCTCACCCACAGTACTCCATTCCTCACCTGTTGAGTGGCAGAGTTCTCAGCCTGGAG AAACTCTGTTAAAGGTTCTCGCACTGAGTCACAGGGCAATTAAGGGGAAGAGTCTGAATTCAGCCCTGGAAGCCAGATCCCGGATGTCAGAATTTAATGCCTCTCTACACCACCCCCTAGTGG ATACAACTCGTCCCCAAATCCTGTCACCAGAACTGCTTTACAGTCTCATTGGGATCTCTGTGGCCTTTCTCCTTTGTCTCCTCCTTCTGGTCCTCTTCTTCATCCATCGTCAGTGTCAGAGAAAACACC GGATCCCCAGAAGCAAGGGCAAGGAGCAAAATCCACAGGAGAG GTTAAGCCCAGGTGTTGATATCCTGAACAGCACACCAG atatGGCCAGAGTGGATGGACTTCCTGAGAATGACAGAGAGATGGACACCTCA GCCCCTGCTgcaggaagtccccaggaggtgACATACGCTCACCTGGACCACTGGGCCCTCACTCAGGGGGCAGTCCGAGTGGTATCCCCCCAGTCCGCAGAGCCTATGGTGGAATCTGGCATGTATGCATCCCTTGCCAAGCGCTGA
- the LOC100665011 gene encoding leukocyte-associated immunoglobulin-like receptor 1 isoform X2 has protein sequence MSLMPTAFLGLRNLPRPSTSAEPGSVIPWRMSVTFVCQGPPGAEVFRLEKNGVPSDINPSPTEACFQTELHGEKLCLVLAGVILLMLVVILAEAWHSKCRSQRGPMEWRQDGASQRF, from the exons ATGTCTCTCATGCCCACTGCCTTCCTGGGCCTGA GGAACCTGCCCAGACCCTCCACCTCAGCCGAGCCAGGCTCTGTGATCCCCTGGCGGATGTCTGTGACCTTCGTGTGCCAGGGCCCTCCTGGGGCTGAGGTATTCCGACTGGAGAAGAATG GAGTCCCTAGTGACATCAATCCCTCACCAACAGAAGCATGCTTCCAGACAG AATTACACGGTGAGAAATTGTGTCTGGTCCTGGCGGGTGTGATCTTGTTAATGCTGGTGGTGATTCTGGCAGAAGCTTGGCACAGCAAATGCAGATCCCAACGTGGCCCTATGGAATGGAGACAAGATGGTGCCAGTCAGAGGTTTTAG
- the LOC100665296 gene encoding leukocyte immunoglobulin-like receptor subfamily B member 4 isoform X7, with the protein MSLTPTTFLGLVLCLGPEIQAHNGSLPRPSISAEPGSMIRWGMPVTFVCQSPHGAEAFRLEKSKSNSYQDVKLSSGTEKEARFLINSVTTDTAGRYNCLYFTGNTYSERSEFLELVVTGDHGSFSPSPTVLHSSPVEWQSSQPGETLLKVLALSHRAIKGKSLNSALEARSRMSEFNASLHHPLVDVCIYCYKLTSEHCLCCVPNDLIQLVPKSCHQNCFTVSLGSLWPFSFVSSFWSSSSSIVSVRENTGSPEARARSKIHRRG; encoded by the exons ATGTCTCTTACACCCACCACTTTCCTGGGCCTTG TGCTCTGCCTGGGACCAGAGATCCAAGCACACAATG GGAGCCTGCCTAGACCCTCCATCTCAGCCGAGCCAGGCTCTATGATCCGCTGGGGAATGCCTGTGACCTTCGTGTGCCAGAGCCCTCATGGGGCTGAGGCATTCCGACTGGAGAAGAGTAAAAGTAACTCATACCAAGATGTGAAGCTCTCTTCTGGGACTGAGAAAGAGGCTAGGTTCCTCATCAACTCAGTGACGACAGACACTGCAGGGCGTTATAACTGCCTTTATTTTACAGGGAATACCTATTCTGAGCGCAGTGAGTTCTTGGAGCTGGTGGTGACAG GAGACCATGGATCTTTCAGCCCCTCACCCACAGTACTCCATTCCTCACCTGTTGAGTGGCAGAGTTCTCAGCCTGGAG AAACTCTGTTAAAGGTTCTCGCACTGAGTCACAGGGCAATTAAGGGGAAGAGTCTGAATTCAGCCCTGGAAGCCAGATCCCGGATGTCAGAATTTAATGCCTCTCTACACCACCCCCTAGTGG atgtgtgcatttattgctataaattgacctcggagcactgcctttgctgtgtcccaaatgatTTG ATACAACTCGTCCCCAAATCCTGTCACCAGAACTGCTTTACAGTCTCATTGGGATCTCTGTGGCCTTTCTCCTTTGTCTCCTCCTTCTGGTCCTCTTCTTCATCCATCGTCAGTGTCAGAGAAAACACC GGATCCCCAGAAGCAAGGGCAAGGAGCAAAATCCACAGGAGAG GTTAA